Proteins from a single region of Pirellulaceae bacterium:
- a CDS encoding VWA domain-containing protein: MLNSPWYLLLLLVLPWIAYRLFAKRRQMAIRFTSVAIAKQMTRTVRQRLLWLPKVLAILSLAFLVLGLARPREGRERTIVDSDGIAIEMVVDRSGSMRALDFQIEGENVDRLTAIKNVAGKFVKGEDDLDGRYSDLVGLITFAGFADGVTPPTLDHTFLVANLNKTQIVSEGSEDGTAIGDAIALAVEKLNALDDRQKEKVKSKVIILLTDGENTAGELDPLAAAELAQAMGIKVYTIGVGTKGQAPIPVRDRFSGRKVVRWMPVNIDEATLKKVAEATDGKYFRATDTESLTKIYEEIDALEKTKVEADNFVDYRELAVQPYRAGFLAVPPILLIAFLLMLARVVLQNTWLKEVV; this comes from the coding sequence ATGTTGAATTCCCCTTGGTATTTGTTGTTGTTGCTCGTCCTGCCATGGATCGCTTACCGTCTGTTCGCAAAAAGACGACAGATGGCTATTCGGTTTACAAGTGTCGCAATTGCGAAACAAATGACACGAACGGTGCGCCAGCGATTGTTGTGGCTTCCGAAAGTTTTGGCGATTTTGTCGCTGGCATTTCTCGTTCTCGGACTTGCCAGGCCGAGAGAGGGACGGGAGCGAACAATCGTAGATAGCGATGGCATCGCCATCGAAATGGTGGTTGATCGTAGCGGCAGTATGCGTGCTTTAGATTTTCAGATTGAGGGCGAAAATGTTGATCGGCTGACAGCCATTAAGAACGTCGCTGGGAAATTCGTCAAGGGTGAAGATGATTTGGATGGACGCTACAGTGATCTGGTGGGATTGATTACCTTCGCCGGCTTTGCGGATGGGGTGACGCCGCCAACGCTCGATCACACTTTTCTCGTGGCCAATCTCAATAAAACACAAATCGTTTCCGAAGGTAGCGAGGACGGTACCGCCATCGGCGATGCGATCGCGCTGGCGGTCGAGAAATTAAATGCCTTGGATGATCGTCAAAAAGAAAAAGTCAAAAGTAAAGTGATTATCTTACTTACTGACGGCGAGAATACGGCCGGTGAATTAGACCCGCTTGCTGCCGCAGAGTTAGCACAAGCAATGGGTATCAAGGTTTACACCATCGGTGTTGGGACAAAAGGGCAAGCACCCATTCCGGTGCGAGACCGTTTTAGCGGTCGGAAAGTAGTGCGCTGGATGCCCGTGAATATTGATGAAGCGACACTCAAGAAAGTGGCTGAAGCAACGGACGGTAAATATTTTCGGGCTACCGATACGGAATCGTTGACCAAGATTTACGAAGAAATTGATGCACTGGAAAAGACAAAAGTCGAAGCGGATAACTTCGTCGACTATCGGGAACTGGCCGTGCAACCGTATCGCGCGGGCTTTCTCGCCGTTCCTCCCATTTTGTTAATTG
- a CDS encoding DUF58 domain-containing protein: protein MPKLIIMIPKEVFQKIRRIQIRSSHKVDELLVGSWHSAFKGRGIEFEEVRPYQVGDDIRAIDWNVTARSDQPYVKLFREEREMSVRLLVDLSPSLDFGSQQQTKRELVAELGATLAMSAIKNNDRVGMTLFTDDVEKSIPPRKGSRHILRIIRELLYCQPVGTGTNVRAAIEHLNRTSCRRSVVFLISDFQDRGYESLLKVARRKHDIIPVVVSDPREGQIPNVGLIHLRDAETGETVVLDTASRRNREWYREMFIEQNEKRNGMFRRLQMEPIELTTDQDIVEPLRRYFRRREAR from the coding sequence GTGCCCAAGCTTATTATTATGATCCCGAAAGAAGTCTTTCAGAAAATCCGGCGAATTCAAATTCGCAGCTCGCATAAAGTGGACGAGTTGCTGGTTGGTTCATGGCATTCCGCCTTCAAAGGGCGGGGCATCGAATTTGAAGAAGTTCGGCCATACCAAGTTGGCGATGATATCCGTGCGATTGACTGGAATGTGACGGCTCGCAGCGACCAGCCCTACGTGAAGCTTTTTCGCGAAGAGCGAGAAATGTCGGTAAGGTTGCTTGTTGACCTGAGCCCATCGCTCGATTTTGGAAGCCAACAGCAAACGAAACGCGAGTTGGTTGCTGAATTGGGCGCCACGCTTGCCATGTCCGCGATCAAGAATAACGACCGGGTTGGTATGACGCTCTTCACCGATGACGTGGAGAAGAGCATTCCACCACGCAAAGGTTCCCGACACATCTTGAGGATTATTCGCGAATTGCTCTATTGCCAGCCTGTTGGAACCGGCACGAATGTGCGAGCTGCGATCGAGCATTTGAACCGTACCAGTTGTCGTCGTTCGGTGGTGTTTTTGATCAGTGATTTTCAAGATCGAGGATACGAATCGCTTTTGAAAGTAGCCCGTCGTAAGCATGACATTATTCCGGTTGTCGTCAGCGATCCTCGTGAAGGGCAGATTCCTAATGTTGGTTTGATCCATCTCCGTGACGCAGAGACCGGGGAAACCGTTGTCTTGGACACCGCGAGTCGACGAAACCGCGAATGGTATCGCGAAATGTTCATCGAACAAAATGAAAAACGGAACGGGATGTTTCGCCGTTTGCAGATGGAGCCGATTGAATTGACCACTGATCAAGATATTGTTGAGCCCCTGAGACGTTACTTTCGAAGACGGGAGGCACGTTGA
- a CDS encoding alkaline phosphatase family protein, which produces MKIIFRCLLLPCFLLACLTLPELGVHAQEKSHSTSPKLILQITVDQLRGDLPRRYLSKMGPGGFRYLLEDGITFVDAHHAHANTETIVGHATLATGAYPSAHGLIGNIWLDRDTGQMTYNIEDNRYPLLTADADVDQATEIDPTQRVARTDGRSPASILVSTFSDELTLHTVGAAKVFAVSVKDRGAVSMAGHTGKAFWFSKSAGEFVTSRFYYDRYPTWVTQFNKAQLPLRYENTEWNLLQTRNNYHFADLDDMPWEVSIGQFGRIFPHAYGTRDGKYFNTLLTVSPAGDELTLAFAKTLIENEGLGEDPITDYLAISFSSTDYVGHFFGPSSLEAEDNLLRLDRTLANFFAYIDKRIGLENTLIVLSADHGGPEIPARLSQLGFEAGYVDTTSWDKQAGLLRLKEQFGIGNELITKFFPPYVYLNRKEITKQGLQQAEVEAAVAKEMMKFDGIALAVSSTALEQGRVADTPITQAILKNHHPQRSGDVFVVFQPNHFINDFDSIQVAATHGSPWRYDTYVPIIFAGAGLKPQQVTRKVFTVDVARTLAAKAGTQPPSGSSGAILPEILE; this is translated from the coding sequence ATGAAGATCATTTTCCGCTGCTTGTTACTTCCATGCTTCTTACTCGCCTGCTTGACTTTGCCAGAACTTGGAGTCCATGCCCAGGAGAAGTCTCACTCCACTTCCCCAAAGCTAATTCTTCAAATAACGGTTGATCAGCTCCGAGGTGATTTACCACGGCGTTACCTAAGCAAGATGGGTCCCGGCGGCTTTCGCTATCTATTGGAAGACGGAATTACTTTTGTCGATGCTCACCATGCTCACGCAAACACGGAAACGATCGTCGGTCACGCAACGCTCGCAACCGGTGCTTATCCATCCGCCCACGGGCTGATAGGAAACATCTGGTTAGATCGCGACACAGGGCAAATGACCTACAATATTGAGGACAACCGCTATCCGCTCCTCACCGCGGACGCGGATGTTGACCAAGCCACAGAAATTGATCCAACTCAGCGAGTAGCCCGCACCGACGGTCGATCGCCGGCGTCGATACTCGTCTCCACCTTTTCCGATGAACTCACCCTTCACACGGTTGGCGCTGCCAAGGTATTTGCCGTATCGGTAAAGGATCGCGGTGCCGTTTCCATGGCCGGCCATACGGGAAAAGCATTTTGGTTTTCTAAGTCGGCAGGCGAATTTGTCACAAGTCGTTTTTACTATGATCGCTACCCAACTTGGGTCACGCAGTTCAACAAGGCGCAACTCCCTCTCCGCTACGAGAACACCGAGTGGAACTTATTGCAAACCCGCAACAATTACCATTTTGCCGATTTAGACGACATGCCATGGGAAGTTTCTATTGGCCAATTTGGGCGCATCTTTCCTCACGCCTACGGCACCAGAGACGGAAAGTATTTCAACACACTTTTAACGGTCAGCCCTGCGGGCGATGAGTTAACGCTTGCGTTCGCCAAAACCCTTATTGAAAACGAAGGCCTCGGCGAGGATCCGATCACGGACTACCTAGCGATCAGCTTCTCGTCAACGGATTACGTGGGTCACTTCTTCGGCCCTTCAAGTCTTGAGGCAGAAGACAACCTACTACGTCTCGATCGTACACTGGCCAATTTCTTCGCCTACATCGACAAACGAATCGGCCTTGAGAACACGCTGATTGTTTTGTCGGCCGATCACGGCGGACCCGAAATACCGGCCCGACTTTCACAACTGGGGTTCGAAGCGGGCTACGTGGACACAACAAGCTGGGACAAACAGGCCGGGCTGCTACGCCTGAAAGAACAATTCGGCATCGGAAACGAACTGATCACAAAGTTTTTCCCGCCCTATGTTTATCTCAATCGAAAAGAAATTACCAAGCAAGGATTACAACAAGCTGAGGTCGAGGCCGCAGTGGCAAAGGAGATGATGAAGTTCGATGGCATCGCTTTAGCGGTTTCGAGTACCGCACTCGAACAGGGGCGTGTTGCCGATACCCCAATCACCCAAGCAATCCTAAAAAACCATCATCCTCAACGATCGGGGGATGTGTTTGTTGTTTTCCAACCCAACCATTTCATTAATGATTTTGACAGCATCCAAGTGGCGGCAACTCATGGTTCTCCTTGGCGATATGACACCTACGTGCCAATCATCTTTGCTGGCGCGGGGCTCAAACCACAGCAAGTGACCCGCAAGGTTTTTACCGTGGATGTAGCTCGTACTCTCGCTGCGAAGGCAGGCACCCAACCCCCATCGGGCTCCAGCGGAGCGATCCTGCCGGAGATCCTGGAATAA
- a CDS encoding MoxR family ATPase, translated as MTTTQQAIHQLTEKIQDASEPFRLIVNEVNQVLVGQEQLVNRMLIGLLTGGHLLIEGVPGLAKTTAVASLARAINTGFQRIQFTPDLLPADLIGTQVYRPQDQTFVVQKGPIFSNLVLADEINRAPAKVQSALLEAMQEGQVTIGGETFKLDDPFLVMATQNPVEQEGTYPLPEAQTDRFMLKVIVDYPNRDEELKILRRMSKTSTSFKVCPVVGPEDIRAVRQLIDAIHVDEKVEGYIVDLVMSTRSPQSYGMNLDQLIQYGGSPRATINLTLAGKANAFLAGRGYVTPSDIREIALDVLRHRVVVTYEAEAEDRTSESIVTEILNHIPMP; from the coding sequence ATGACAACTACTCAGCAAGCCATTCATCAGTTGACCGAAAAGATCCAAGACGCGAGCGAGCCGTTTCGCTTGATCGTCAACGAAGTGAATCAGGTACTAGTCGGTCAGGAACAGTTAGTGAATCGGATGCTCATCGGCCTTCTCACCGGTGGTCATCTTCTCATTGAGGGCGTCCCGGGGCTGGCCAAAACGACGGCCGTTGCCAGCTTGGCTCGTGCCATCAATACGGGATTCCAGAGAATTCAATTCACGCCGGATCTTCTGCCGGCCGACCTGATCGGCACACAGGTCTATCGACCACAGGACCAGACCTTTGTTGTTCAGAAAGGTCCAATCTTTTCCAATCTAGTACTTGCAGACGAGATCAATCGTGCGCCTGCCAAGGTGCAAAGTGCTTTGCTTGAGGCGATGCAGGAGGGACAAGTTACAATTGGTGGCGAGACCTTCAAGCTGGACGATCCGTTTCTCGTGATGGCAACACAGAATCCGGTCGAGCAGGAAGGTACCTATCCCTTGCCTGAAGCTCAGACTGATCGCTTCATGTTAAAAGTGATTGTCGACTATCCGAATCGAGACGAAGAGCTCAAAATTCTCCGGCGAATGAGCAAGACATCCACCTCGTTCAAGGTCTGTCCCGTGGTGGGACCGGAGGATATCAGAGCTGTACGTCAACTGATCGACGCAATTCACGTTGACGAAAAGGTGGAAGGCTACATCGTCGATTTGGTGATGTCCACTCGATCGCCCCAGTCTTACGGAATGAATCTAGACCAGTTGATTCAGTACGGCGGATCGCCGAGAGCCACGATCAATCTGACATTGGCCGGCAAGGCAAACGCATTTCTGGCTGGTCGCGGTTATGTTACGCCGTCAGATATTCGTGAAATCGCGCTCGACGTTTTGCGACATCGTGTCGTTGTCACTTACGAGGCAGAAGCGGAAGATCGAACATCCGAGTCCATTGTGACCGAGATCCTCAATCACATTCCGATGCCGTAA